One genomic region from Bacillus aquiflavi encodes:
- a CDS encoding SDR family NAD(P)-dependent oxidoreductase produces the protein MGKLENKIAFITGGASGMGKRMTELFVEEGGYVIAADINKAKLEIVSRHDCVEGKILNVTSEADWQKAVDEVISDHGRIDILINNAGISSEKPMHEITIDDWDTMMRVNSFGPFAGMKHVLPHMVKQQYGSIVNISSYTALIGMGTNTYTASKGAVRAISKAASAQYGKDGIRVNAVFPGIIKTPMTEKLTESSEILKRLISATPLQRLGTADDVARSVLFLASDDASYITGAELVIDGGFSAQ, from the coding sequence TTGGGTAAATTAGAAAATAAGATTGCTTTTATTACTGGCGGAGCATCAGGAATGGGAAAAAGGATGACAGAGCTTTTTGTCGAGGAAGGCGGTTATGTGATCGCCGCGGATATTAATAAAGCAAAGCTTGAAATTGTAAGTCGTCACGATTGTGTAGAAGGTAAAATATTGAATGTTACCTCAGAAGCTGATTGGCAAAAAGCCGTTGATGAAGTCATTTCTGATCATGGAAGAATAGATATCCTCATTAATAATGCTGGGATTTCCAGTGAAAAGCCAATGCATGAGATAACAATTGATGATTGGGATACGATGATGAGAGTTAACAGTTTCGGTCCGTTCGCAGGAATGAAGCATGTGTTGCCACATATGGTAAAACAGCAATATGGGTCGATTGTAAATATTTCTAGTTATACGGCCTTAATTGGAATGGGTACAAACACTTACACTGCTTCAAAAGGTGCTGTTCGAGCGATCTCAAAAGCAGCAAGCGCCCAATATGGAAAGGATGGAATAAGAGTAAATGCTGTTTTTCCAGGGATTATTAAAACACCGATGACAGAAAAGTTAACAGAATCAAGTGAGATTTTAAAGCGATTAATTAGTGCAACACCGCTGCAAAGACTTGGCACAGCGGATGACGTTGCCCGTTCAGTTTTATTTTTAGCTTCAGATGATGCCTCCTATATTACTGGAGCAGAATTAGTTATCGATGGCGGTTTCTCTGCTCAATAA
- a CDS encoding class I SAM-dependent methyltransferase, producing the protein MLSVAKKNGKEYRNISFAVGNALDSRLPNEEYDIILDRALIHHIADLKSCLEEAFRLLVRAKL; encoded by the coding sequence ATGCTTAGTGTAGCAAAAAAAAATGGTAAGGAGTACCGAAATATATCTTTTGCCGTTGGAAATGCTTTAGATTCTCGTTTACCTAATGAAGAATACGATATTATATTAGACAGGGCGTTGATTCATCATATTGCTGATTTAAAATCATGTTTAGAAGAGGCTTTTAGATTATTAGTAAGGGCGAAACTTTGA
- a CDS encoding NUDIX hydrolase, producing the protein MMKERFKVIPAVHIFLVKDNQILLLRRYNTGYEDGKYSVLAGHLDGDEDVISAAQREVLEEGGINVAYEDFKIVGVMHRKAKEERIDFFLTANKWQGEVVNMEPNKCDELKWYHFDES; encoded by the coding sequence ATGATGAAAGAAAGATTTAAAGTAATTCCTGCTGTACATATATTCTTAGTAAAAGATAATCAAATCCTTCTATTAAGAAGGTACAACACAGGTTACGAAGACGGAAAATATAGCGTCCTCGCTGGTCACTTAGATGGCGATGAAGACGTGATTTCTGCTGCACAACGGGAGGTTTTAGAAGAAGGCGGGATTAATGTCGCCTACGAAGACTTTAAAATCGTGGGTGTGATGCACCGTAAAGCTAAAGAAGAACGTATCGACTTCTTTTTAACCGCAAATAAATGGCAAGGAGAAGTTGTCAATATGGAACCAAACAAATGTGATGAACTGAAATGGTACCACTTCGACGAATCATAA
- a CDS encoding PadR family transcriptional regulator — protein sequence MSIQIIILGLLETNSYHPYEIKKIILENNWDKLIPVTDGNLYHAIRKLKKENCIIEVKQELIVQAEPYIKLLLKGKNNCQIKYMKFFTNGSWSLNPSIQH from the coding sequence ATGTCTATCCAAATTATTATTCTCGGCCTTTTAGAAACAAATTCTTACCATCCTTATGAAATAAAAAAAATTATTTTAGAAAACAACTGGGATAAACTCATTCCCGTCACAGACGGAAACCTTTATCATGCTATTCGGAAATTGAAGAAGGAAAATTGCATTATTGAGGTAAAACAAGAGCTAATCGTCCAAGCAGAACCGTATATCAAATTACTCCTGAAGGGAAAAAACAACTGTCAGATAAAATATATGAAGTTTTTTACAAACGGATCATGGAGCCTAAATCCCTCTATCCAGCATTAA
- the folE2 gene encoding GTP cyclohydrolase FolE2 has product MRKLSLPSKKERHRYFGSVDPIKGTKPTNKECMKDLQNIEQDYFFNIDQVGIKNLTYPVKINSSLQPFKQQSVGSFTLTTGLNREQKGINMSRLPEVLHKFYQEGLQMDFSTLKDLTKCLTERMQQRSSTIQVAFPWFFERKSPQMGLTGLMKADIQLQLTYEEGLDWSEKVKMTTLTTTLCPCSKEISEYSAHNQRGVVTVEIETYKHTSFPENFKEELLEIIESNASARLHPVLKRPDEKKVTEQAYENPRFVEDLIRLIAADLYLTNWVQAFKIECKNEESIHQHDAYAQMEYRKKNL; this is encoded by the coding sequence ATGCGAAAACTTTCCCTACCATCAAAAAAAGAACGGCATCGTTACTTCGGTTCCGTTGATCCTATAAAGGGTACGAAACCTACAAATAAAGAATGTATGAAAGATTTGCAAAACATAGAGCAAGATTACTTTTTCAACATTGATCAAGTAGGAATAAAAAATCTAACGTATCCAGTTAAAATCAACTCTAGCTTACAACCATTTAAACAGCAGTCCGTCGGCTCTTTTACTTTGACGACCGGTTTAAACCGTGAACAAAAAGGGATTAACATGAGCCGCCTTCCTGAAGTCCTGCATAAATTTTACCAAGAGGGATTACAGATGGATTTCTCAACGTTAAAAGACTTGACGAAATGCCTAACAGAACGGATGCAACAAAGAAGCTCCACCATCCAAGTTGCTTTCCCTTGGTTCTTTGAAAGAAAAAGCCCACAAATGGGATTAACCGGATTAATGAAAGCGGATATCCAATTACAATTAACATACGAGGAAGGACTAGATTGGTCAGAAAAAGTAAAAATGACCACATTGACTACTACTCTTTGTCCATGTTCAAAAGAAATTAGTGAATACAGCGCCCATAACCAACGGGGAGTCGTAACGGTGGAAATCGAAACATACAAGCACACATCCTTCCCAGAAAACTTTAAAGAAGAACTGTTAGAAATAATCGAATCCAATGCAAGTGCGAGACTGCATCCTGTATTAAAGAGACCCGATGAAAAGAAAGTCACTGAACAAGCTTATGAAAATCCAAGATTTGTAGAGGATCTTATCCGTCTCATTGCGGCAGATTTGTATCTGACAAACTGGGTGCAAGCCTTTAAAATCGAATGCAAAAATGAAGAATCGATTCATCAACATGACGCTTATGCGCAGATGGAGTATCGGAAAAAAAATCTTTAA
- a CDS encoding PH domain-containing protein → MGFLSGVIGNASTYSKDEATKELAPLLAKNEEIEAGFKLIRDMIVFTNKRLLLVDKQGLTGKKIEYHSIPYKSIIHFSVETAGHFDLDSELKIWISGLSEPITKQFKRDDSIYDVQKALATMCG, encoded by the coding sequence ATGGGATTTCTAAGCGGTGTAATTGGAAATGCCTCTACGTACAGTAAGGATGAAGCAACAAAAGAATTAGCTCCGTTATTAGCTAAAAACGAGGAAATTGAAGCTGGGTTTAAATTGATTAGGGATATGATTGTGTTTACGAATAAACGTTTATTGTTAGTGGATAAACAAGGCCTGACAGGCAAAAAAATCGAATATCATTCAATTCCTTATAAAAGTATCATTCATTTTAGTGTTGAAACTGCCGGACATTTTGATTTAGATTCAGAATTAAAAATCTGGATTTCAGGTCTTTCAGAACCTATTACGAAGCAATTCAAAAGAGATGACAGTATTTATGATGTACAAAAAGCACTGGCAACAATGTGCGGTTAA
- a CDS encoding SDR family NAD(P)-dependent oxidoreductase gives MNLEGKVALITGGAGGIGKGIATAMIKHGAKVVIVDINKEAGMSTQRQLSEFGSIHFMEKDISLRESASEIINEALAQFGQLDILVNNAHASRQAPFIETTPQDFELSFHTGFYPTVNLMQAAYEQLKKNKGFVINFASRAGISGQVNQSSYASAKEAIRGLTRTVANEWAKDGINVNLISPIAKTEGVQQWREKFPEQYEKVVSGIPLGRMGDPEKDIGEVAVFLSSESSSYITGQTIMVDGGTLKLT, from the coding sequence ATGAACTTAGAAGGTAAAGTTGCATTAATTACAGGTGGTGCCGGCGGTATCGGTAAAGGGATTGCCACTGCAATGATTAAACATGGTGCAAAAGTTGTCATTGTTGATATTAATAAAGAAGCAGGAATGAGTACGCAACGTCAGTTGAGTGAGTTTGGCTCGATTCATTTTATGGAAAAAGATATTTCTTTAAGAGAGTCTGCTAGTGAAATAATCAATGAAGCACTTGCTCAATTCGGTCAATTAGACATACTTGTCAATAATGCCCATGCATCAAGGCAGGCGCCATTTATTGAAACGACACCACAGGATTTTGAGTTATCCTTTCATACAGGATTTTACCCTACAGTGAATTTAATGCAAGCAGCATATGAACAGCTGAAAAAAAATAAAGGGTTTGTCATTAATTTTGCATCTAGAGCTGGAATATCTGGTCAGGTTAATCAATCCTCTTATGCATCAGCAAAAGAAGCGATACGGGGACTCACTAGAACCGTCGCAAACGAATGGGCTAAGGACGGAATTAATGTTAATTTAATCTCTCCGATTGCAAAAACAGAAGGTGTACAACAATGGAGAGAGAAGTTTCCCGAACAGTATGAAAAAGTTGTCAGCGGTATCCCGCTTGGACGGATGGGAGATCCGGAAAAAGACATAGGTGAAGTAGCTGTATTTCTAAGCAGTGAAAGCAGCTCTTATATTACTGGTCAAACGATAATGGTAGATGGTGGAACGCTTAAATTAACTTAA
- a CDS encoding (2Fe-2S) ferredoxin domain-containing protein: MATWNLSETKHHIFICNGSSCHHAGAEEVTQAIRGEIADRNLDQQIHTTRTRCNGRCQDKCVVIVYPKGNWYREIKPVDAPLLIDSSIDNNDMTRKISHVVGKEGFIIQPGAAEGKKKEKEKVKKVSKKLL; encoded by the coding sequence TTGGCGACTTGGAATTTAAGTGAAACAAAGCATCACATTTTTATTTGTAACGGCAGTAGCTGTCATCATGCAGGTGCGGAGGAAGTAACCCAAGCAATAAGAGGAGAAATAGCAGATCGTAATCTTGATCAGCAAATTCACACTACGAGAACACGTTGTAATGGAAGATGTCAGGACAAATGTGTAGTTATTGTCTATCCTAAGGGAAATTGGTATCGGGAAATAAAGCCTGTGGATGCACCCCTCTTGATAGATTCATCGATCGATAATAACGACATGACAAGGAAGATTAGCCATGTTGTTGGGAAAGAAGGGTTCATTATCCAACCGGGTGCGGCAGAAGGAAAAAAAAAAGAAAAAGAGAAAGTGAAGAAAGTCTCCAAAAAGCTATTATGA